The Desulfosporosinus acidiphilus SJ4 genome has a window encoding:
- a CDS encoding IS1182 family transposase, which produces MFSIRQERLFSLEEILEMSPKESYPLLLDPLNITPLLRVVSKKAFLGAPTTLNYSAMIYSLFIRVIERIPTIKDLRKRLKNSLEFRFDCGFTMADAVPSESSYTRMIQKIKGSSALEKIQNELVSQAFQEGFIDGDVIAIDATHIEARDRKPEKKKDEEVPVKQTSKKRGRKPKSEREKWLKEQQELEENRPLFEKKIEAQLPLDFKTIEQQIPQDPHWGIKKNSEGKNVFWFGFKGHLLVDCKSQYILKSLLSSGNVNDGKMAIPLLKALHELHPQLKPSYSLLDAGYDYSPIYQQAKAMGSRALIDYNPRNEQLPEDKDKYFCPKCQEGHSYRYDSYDSRYDTLKYTQPKKCKECPLKENNQCQKVFKVKVSSDPRKYTVPARGSGRYFELYKQRTAVERVNAYLKEYFQLNNIRHRGNVAKIDFEFSILTYTLCKLAVDRLNKFKRIAAA; this is translated from the coding sequence ATGTTTAGTATTCGCCAAGAACGTCTATTTTCCTTGGAAGAAATCTTAGAAATGTCACCGAAAGAATCGTATCCGCTTCTATTGGATCCGCTGAATATTACTCCTTTGTTGAGAGTGGTTTCAAAAAAGGCATTTTTGGGAGCTCCAACCACGCTTAACTATTCAGCCATGATCTATTCTTTATTCATTCGAGTGATCGAACGAATTCCTACGATCAAAGATTTACGAAAACGATTAAAAAACAGCTTGGAATTCCGTTTCGACTGCGGCTTTACGATGGCTGATGCAGTTCCTAGCGAGTCCTCTTATACTCGAATGATTCAAAAAATCAAGGGTTCTTCTGCTTTGGAAAAAATTCAAAATGAACTAGTCTCTCAGGCGTTTCAAGAAGGCTTCATCGATGGGGATGTTATAGCCATCGATGCTACTCATATTGAAGCGAGAGACCGTAAACCTGAGAAAAAGAAAGACGAAGAGGTTCCAGTCAAGCAAACCTCCAAAAAACGCGGACGAAAACCCAAATCGGAACGGGAGAAATGGCTCAAAGAACAACAGGAACTGGAAGAGAATCGACCCCTCTTTGAGAAGAAAATTGAAGCTCAACTTCCTCTTGATTTCAAGACGATCGAACAGCAAATCCCGCAAGATCCTCACTGGGGAATTAAGAAAAACTCCGAGGGCAAAAACGTCTTTTGGTTCGGGTTCAAAGGTCATCTTCTCGTGGACTGTAAAAGCCAATACATTTTAAAGTCCTTACTTTCCTCGGGAAATGTCAATGATGGCAAAATGGCGATTCCTCTACTCAAGGCTCTTCATGAACTTCACCCCCAGCTGAAGCCTTCCTATTCGCTTTTGGATGCTGGTTACGATTACAGCCCAATTTACCAACAAGCAAAAGCCATGGGGTCAAGGGCCCTGATTGATTACAATCCACGCAATGAACAACTACCCGAAGACAAGGACAAATACTTTTGCCCTAAGTGTCAAGAAGGTCATTCCTACCGATATGATAGCTATGATTCCCGATACGACACGTTGAAATATACTCAACCCAAGAAGTGCAAAGAGTGTCCTCTGAAAGAAAACAACCAGTGTCAAAAGGTATTCAAGGTTAAGGTTTCCTCAGACCCCAGAAAATACACCGTTCCAGCCAGAGGAAGTGGGCGCTACTTTGAACTCTATAAACAGAGAACAGCCGTAGAACGTGTTAATGCTTATCTCAAAGAGTACTTTCAGTTAAACAACATTCGACATCGAGGAAACGTAGCCAAAATCGACTTCGAGTTTTCTATCCTGACCTATACCCTCTGCAAATTAGCCGTAGACCGATTGAACAAGTTCAAACGTATAGCTGCAGCATAA
- a CDS encoding DNA methyltransferase has protein sequence MSNLFMIQNPKRTIGGKVGKSTWYDYYASYSAQFVRESILNSNLPVGSSIMDPWNGSGTTTQIAEEMGYISYGYDINPVMIIIAKAKRLEHSVKDSLFSVSNDIIKKARRYRKSFCDITDPLETWFTQEAVNGFRNIERAIQQLLINDITGHKFLKEINSDIISSLAAFYYVALFRTLKFFLAEYKCSNPTWIKVPKDGEQKVKISAYEICNSFQQSVILMINAFTDTHTTSISNPGAVIKVASSTSIPLTDKQIDMVITSPPYCTRIDYVVNTLPELALMGFFPTKEDIQKIRNEMIGTPTIIKSALTTETSWGSVCSQFLEKVRNHESKASESYYLKNYLQYFNGIYKSLKEIDRTLKHNGKCIFVIQDSYYKEIHLDIVSIYNEMGNLLSWKLENKTDFPNKHSMSGINKNGSKYRKHTKATESVLVFRKL, from the coding sequence ATGAGCAATTTATTCATGATACAAAATCCCAAAAGAACCATTGGGGGAAAGGTAGGTAAGTCTACATGGTATGACTACTATGCCAGTTATTCAGCACAATTTGTCCGCGAATCTATTTTAAACAGTAATCTACCAGTAGGTTCTTCAATAATGGACCCTTGGAATGGCAGTGGTACTACTACGCAGATTGCTGAAGAAATGGGTTATATTTCTTATGGATATGACATAAACCCCGTTATGATTATCATTGCTAAAGCCAAAAGACTCGAACATAGTGTTAAAGATAGTCTCTTTAGTGTCTCAAATGATATTATCAAAAAAGCAAGACGCTATAGAAAATCATTTTGCGATATAACTGACCCATTAGAAACCTGGTTTACTCAAGAGGCAGTAAATGGATTTAGAAATATAGAGCGTGCTATTCAGCAATTGCTAATTAATGATATAACTGGCCACAAATTTTTAAAAGAAATAAACTCGGACATAATATCTAGTCTTGCTGCATTTTACTACGTAGCTTTATTTAGAACTCTCAAGTTTTTTTTAGCAGAATATAAATGCTCCAATCCTACCTGGATAAAAGTTCCTAAAGATGGAGAACAAAAAGTTAAAATTTCTGCTTATGAAATATGCAATTCCTTTCAACAAAGTGTAATTTTAATGATAAATGCTTTTACTGACACTCATACAACAAGTATCTCTAATCCAGGAGCAGTAATAAAAGTTGCATCTTCAACATCAATACCTCTAACAGATAAACAAATAGATATGGTAATCACTTCACCACCATACTGTACAAGAATTGATTATGTAGTAAATACACTTCCTGAATTAGCACTAATGGGCTTCTTTCCAACTAAGGAGGACATACAAAAAATTAGGAATGAAATGATTGGAACTCCAACAATAATTAAATCGGCGTTAACAACAGAAACGAGCTGGGGAAGTGTTTGTTCACAATTCCTAGAAAAAGTCCGTAATCATGAATCTAAAGCATCAGAGTCTTATTACTTAAAGAATTATCTACAATATTTCAACGGAATTTATAAGTCATTAAAAGAAATAGACCGAACACTCAAACATAATGGGAAGTGTATTTTTGTGATACAGGATTCGTATTATAAAGAAATACATTTGGACATTGTAAGTATTTACAATGAGATGGGTAATTTATTATCTTGGAAACTCGAAAATAAAACAGATTTTCCAAATAAACATTCTATGTCGGGAATTAATAAAAATGGTAGTAAATACCGCAAACATACAAAAGCTACTGAAAGTGTCTTAGTATTTAGGAAACTGTGA
- a CDS encoding DUF262 domain-containing protein codes for MDDVIVKTEGIDLIKAVEQKIDKVRTKSLDLSFNEILDMYKDQELIIDPEYQRLFRWSEASESRFIESLILEMPVPPIFVIERSEGVYELIDGLQRVSSYLHFRGKHPLRKNSDDTFEFLKLTDCDIVPELNGYGYEDLPKALEIRLKRNFIRVEVLRKETDQRLRYYMFKRLNTGGEDLSEQEIRNCTIKLLDDTFNKFLIKCSLNEDFKECIENLPEEKLEQKQDQELVLRFFTFKNYRHKYVHDVKDFMTEYMESVSDPEDTANVFDYEKEYAIFEKTFKVLKETLGSNIFSGTNSRGTLVSRFLSYHYEAFTLGIQPYLSKIDLSSKTTMEKLTRIFTEIKQDSQFKRITTGGGKNYSKPLDERINFVQTKVGEGL; via the coding sequence GTGGATGACGTTATCGTAAAAACTGAAGGAATAGATCTTATTAAGGCCGTAGAACAAAAGATTGACAAGGTTAGAACTAAAAGTCTAGATTTATCATTTAATGAGATTCTGGATATGTATAAGGATCAAGAACTAATAATTGATCCTGAATATCAAAGGTTATTTAGATGGTCAGAAGCTAGTGAATCTAGATTTATAGAATCTTTAATTTTAGAAATGCCAGTACCACCGATATTCGTGATTGAACGTTCTGAAGGAGTATATGAACTAATTGATGGTCTACAACGGGTGTCGTCATACTTGCATTTTCGTGGAAAACATCCGTTGCGAAAAAATTCGGATGATACTTTCGAATTTCTTAAATTAACAGATTGTGATATTGTTCCAGAATTAAACGGCTATGGTTACGAGGACTTGCCTAAAGCATTAGAGATAAGACTAAAGAGAAATTTTATACGTGTTGAAGTACTACGCAAGGAGACTGACCAAAGGCTTCGTTATTATATGTTCAAAAGACTTAATACAGGCGGAGAAGACTTAAGCGAACAAGAAATCAGAAACTGTACAATAAAATTACTAGATGATACTTTCAATAAATTTCTGATTAAATGTAGCCTCAATGAAGATTTTAAAGAATGTATCGAGAATTTGCCAGAAGAGAAGCTCGAACAAAAACAGGACCAAGAATTGGTATTACGGTTTTTTACTTTTAAGAATTATAGACATAAGTATGTTCATGATGTTAAAGACTTTATGACCGAATACATGGAGAGCGTATCCGATCCTGAGGATACGGCGAACGTTTTTGATTACGAAAAAGAATACGCTATTTTTGAAAAGACTTTTAAAGTATTGAAAGAAACATTAGGGTCAAACATTTTTTCTGGCACAAATTCTAGGGGAACTTTAGTATCCAGATTTTTAAGTTATCATTATGAAGCTTTTACACTCGGAATTCAGCCTTATTTAAGTAAAATAGATTTGTCCAGTAAGACAACCATGGAAAAATTAACAAGAATATTTACTGAAATTAAACAGGATTCACAATTTAAGAGAATTACGACTGGTGGTGGAAAGAATTATTCTAAACCTTTGGATGAAAGGATAAACTTTGTCCAAACTAAGGTGGGCGAAGGTTTATGA
- a CDS encoding replication initiation factor: MKPLIVKGIDSLEFGLDIENYLSSMNEFLARFKELKEAAQLEGKEQEILIGDVNLSVHRNGIPFHAFKLTCNDFSICFMDKEIQDNPPIKVRLMACYLWSFGYEKAFENFMEWFKAFNVIVTGNRVSRVDPCVDTDEAAFVESDLKGIVTRARKRRKHFVTDEFSEGKKFSGFTIGGGGPLLARIYNKSLEIKRSGKFWFYTVWENNGWNCAKMVWRTEFQLRREVLKEFGIDTVKDILAKLDGLWAYLTGEWLVIKKPDVENVTRWKVKRKWQLIQKSTYGFNTSPLIREAVKIGNINRLLNQAAGIVLSIATLADHNLINDTTNVLTTWTNLKLEQKQTSLSNEKERRRKKYISESIS, translated from the coding sequence GTGAAACCGTTGATAGTAAAGGGAATTGACAGTTTAGAATTCGGTTTAGATATTGAGAATTATTTGAGTTCCATGAATGAATTTCTAGCAAGGTTTAAGGAGCTAAAAGAAGCTGCACAGCTTGAAGGTAAGGAACAAGAAATACTGATTGGAGATGTAAACCTATCAGTTCATAGGAACGGGATTCCCTTTCACGCTTTCAAGCTAACCTGTAATGATTTCTCCATCTGCTTTATGGATAAAGAAATACAAGATAACCCACCTATAAAAGTACGGCTTATGGCCTGTTATTTATGGTCCTTTGGGTATGAAAAAGCATTCGAAAACTTTATGGAGTGGTTTAAAGCCTTTAATGTAATTGTGACTGGAAATAGGGTTTCTCGAGTTGATCCTTGTGTTGATACTGATGAAGCAGCCTTTGTAGAGTCCGATCTCAAAGGAATTGTTACAAGGGCAAGGAAACGAAGAAAACACTTCGTAACGGATGAATTCTCCGAAGGCAAAAAATTTAGTGGTTTTACTATTGGTGGTGGTGGTCCTTTGTTAGCACGGATATACAACAAGTCTTTAGAGATAAAACGCTCAGGTAAGTTTTGGTTTTATACCGTATGGGAAAACAACGGTTGGAATTGCGCTAAAATGGTATGGAGAACGGAATTCCAACTGCGCAGGGAAGTCTTAAAAGAATTTGGCATTGATACAGTTAAAGACATTTTGGCAAAGTTGGATGGTCTATGGGCCTATCTTACGGGAGAATGGTTGGTAATAAAAAAGCCGGATGTTGAAAATGTTACTCGTTGGAAAGTTAAACGAAAATGGCAGCTAATTCAAAAATCGACCTATGGATTTAACACTTCTCCTTTGATCCGAGAAGCAGTAAAAATAGGTAATATCAATAGGTTATTAAATCAGGCAGCAGGGATAGTATTATCAATTGCTACTTTGGCAGACCATAACCTAATAAATGATACGACCAATGTTCTGACGACCTGGACCAATTTGAAACTTGAACAAAAACAAACGTCCCTCTCAAATGAAAAGGAACGAAGACGGAAAAAGTATATATCTGAGTCAATTTCATAA
- a CDS encoding MAE_28990/MAE_18760 family HEPN-like nuclease — protein sequence MLYSHYEGFCKTAFLIYVKSINQEKILRSIANDFMVAGSLSEVFKAFNNTDKKCKVFKNALPHDEKLHRFAREVDLVKEFDNFLQQIINIPESIVDVESNLKPLVLRKMLYRLGFQYDTFQVHEGLIDQLLNYRNNIAHGAIKNGLEQSDYDSIEKATYIVMEEIKKMIIDALQNKLYLKSTATPP from the coding sequence ATGCTTTATTCACATTATGAAGGTTTTTGTAAAACTGCATTTTTAATTTACGTCAAATCGATCAACCAAGAGAAAATTCTTAGATCTATTGCGAATGACTTTATGGTTGCTGGATCTCTTTCGGAAGTATTTAAAGCATTTAATAACACTGATAAAAAATGTAAGGTTTTTAAGAATGCTTTGCCTCATGATGAAAAGCTGCATAGGTTTGCACGTGAGGTGGATTTAGTAAAAGAATTCGACAATTTCTTACAGCAAATTATTAATATACCTGAATCTATTGTTGATGTTGAGTCAAATTTGAAACCGTTAGTTTTGCGTAAAATGCTTTACCGCTTAGGTTTCCAGTATGATACCTTTCAGGTTCACGAAGGATTAATTGACCAATTACTCAATTATAGGAATAATATTGCTCACGGAGCTATAAAAAACGGATTAGAGCAAAGTGACTACGACTCAATTGAGAAGGCCACGTATATTGTAATGGAAGAAATAAAGAAGATGATCATAGATGCATTGCAAAATAAGTTATATTTGAAATCTACCGCAACCCCGCCTTAA
- a CDS encoding FtsK/SpoIIIE domain-containing protein, giving the protein MNMYEQLVMLASRNEDYEIPIQHGVVWSLRASPHALISANTGFGKSFFTLYLIIMASIKNAILFLADPKNSDLGSLSSFMPHDRVAWEPERIVAMVHNVVDVMMERYGYMQAERLQRGLFQADFADFGLPIIFLVIEEMAAFVLSLGKSKRESFEADVKSITLQGRQAGVMLCSIMQNPGSQNISTEVRSQTGLRIFLGNSGGIEYRMTFGEGFSYPKRIFSPGQGLYMLAGQTEQPEMIETPRLDKSQLPATLKRALETQYDKNPYPPAPLRSQSKAEA; this is encoded by the coding sequence ATGAATATGTATGAACAACTTGTAATGCTAGCAAGCAGAAACGAGGACTACGAAATACCTATACAGCATGGGGTGGTCTGGTCACTACGGGCTTCACCCCACGCCCTCATTAGTGCAAATACAGGATTTGGGAAATCATTCTTTACACTTTATCTCATTATAATGGCCTCTATCAAGAATGCCATTCTGTTTTTGGCAGATCCAAAAAACTCAGATTTGGGAAGTCTCTCCAGTTTTATGCCCCATGACAGGGTGGCATGGGAACCGGAAAGAATCGTCGCAATGGTTCATAATGTTGTCGATGTTATGATGGAACGATATGGCTATATGCAGGCCGAACGTCTTCAAAGAGGGCTTTTTCAAGCTGACTTTGCTGACTTTGGGCTGCCGATTATCTTCCTTGTAATCGAGGAGATGGCCGCTTTCGTATTATCGCTCGGAAAAAGCAAACGTGAATCCTTTGAGGCTGACGTAAAAAGTATAACCTTACAAGGCCGTCAAGCCGGGGTCATGCTATGTTCAATTATGCAGAATCCCGGAAGTCAGAACATAAGTACCGAAGTGAGATCTCAGACGGGATTGCGAATTTTTCTTGGAAATTCCGGTGGCATAGAGTACAGGATGACATTTGGTGAAGGATTTTCATATCCAAAGCGGATATTTAGCCCAGGTCAAGGTCTTTATATGCTTGCAGGCCAGACGGAGCAGCCAGAAATGATAGAAACTCCGAGGCTGGATAAAAGCCAACTTCCCGCGACATTGAAACGTGCTTTAGAGACGCAGTATGACAAAAATCCATACCCGCCCGCGCCACTGCGAAGCCAGAGCAAAGCGGAGGCGTAG